The Mycolicibacterium aromaticivorans JS19b1 = JCM 16368 DNA segment TCGCCTGAAAGTCCGGCGGCAACGCGAAATAACCATGGTCCTCAAGATGAAGCTGGCCGGGACCCACGGCCGACTGCAGAAACGCCCGCACGGCCTGCCCGGTAGCCGGATCACTGTACTTCGAGCACACCAACTCGTAGGTCGCGAGCACGATCGGGTAGGCCCCGGAACTGCTGGGGGTATAGAACTTCGAGGTGTCGAGCACCAAGTCGTTGCCCTGCCCGATGATGGTCGCCGACGATATCGTCTTGCCCACGGTGTCTGCGCTGATAGGCACCGCGGCAGGTCCCGCGGAGGTCACGATCTGAGCGCTGGCGAGGCGCTCGGTTTTGGCGAACGAGTACTCGTTGTAGGTGACCGCGCCCGGGGTGTCCCTGACCGCGGCGGATGTTCCCTCGTTGCCCTTGGCTGCCAGCCCGACACCACCGTTGAACGTCTTACCGCTTCCCTTGCCCCACGCACCACCCGAGGCGGCATCGAGGTAGCGCTGGAAGTTGTCGGTGGTACCCGAGTCGTCGCTGCGGTACACGACGAGGATGTCGGCCGAGGGTAGTTGCGCTGACGGATTCAGCGCCTTGATCGCCGGATCATCCCAGCGGGTGATCCCTCCGTTGAAAATCTTCGCGACCGTGGGGCCATCGAGCACCAGCGTCGGCACATCGCTGAGGTTGTAGGTGATCGCGATCGGCCCGAACACCACGGGGATGTTCCACGCCGGTGATCCGCAACGTTGTTGAGCGGCTGCATATTCGCCACGCTCTTGGCTCAGTGCCGAGTCGGAGCCGCCGAAATCCGTCTTCTTGGAGAGGAATTCACTGACCCCCGCACCGGAGCCGTTGGAGGTGTAGACCACCGTCTGGCCCGGACAGGCCGCGGTGAAGGCCTGCACGAAGACCGGGATCGCGTTGG contains these protein-coding regions:
- the pstS gene encoding phosphate ABC transporter substrate-binding protein PstS, translating into MRRNGFRWTLCLMGAAALPLTACGSDNSQPGYAKSAHIECGGKQSLTASGSTAQANAIPVFVQAFTAACPGQTVVYTSNGSGAGVSEFLSKKTDFGGSDSALSQERGEYAAAQQRCGSPAWNIPVVFGPIAITYNLSDVPTLVLDGPTVAKIFNGGITRWDDPAIKALNPSAQLPSADILVVYRSDDSGTTDNFQRYLDAASGGAWGKGSGKTFNGGVGLAAKGNEGTSAAVRDTPGAVTYNEYSFAKTERLASAQIVTSAGPAAVPISADTVGKTISSATIIGQGNDLVLDTSKFYTPSSSGAYPIVLATYELVCSKYSDPATGQAVRAFLQSAVGPGQLHLEDHGYFALPPDFQAKVVAAANAVS